One Candidatus Stygibacter australis DNA window includes the following coding sequences:
- a CDS encoding cyclic 2,3-diphosphoglycerate synthase produces the protein MMKKKVLIMGAAGRDFHNFNLYYRDNESYNVIAFTATQIPGIDDKKYPAELAGKLYPAGIPIKPESDLIDLIKEYDIDQVLFAYSDVPYERVMHNAAMVNAAGADFIMMGTKLSRVKTTKPLITICATRTGCGKSQTTREVVRVLKEMGKKVVSIRHPMPYGDLVAQKVQRYAELADLKKHKCTIEEMEEYEPHIAMGSVIYAGVDYEAIVREAEKEADIILWDGGNNDTPFYTSDKELKILVADPHRAGDEMSYYPGETNLHLADIVVINKIDSADPEGIQIVRDNIREQNPNAIVVDAASPVTVDKPELIRGKKVLVVEDGPTLTHGEMTYGAGIVAAEKYGAEDLVDPRPWAVGEIAATFAKYPEIGELLPAMGYGDQQIKDLETTINDTECDLVVIGTPIDLRRIINIKHPAVQVGYELQEIGKPTLKQLIGDFLK, from the coding sequence ATGATGAAGAAAAAGGTATTAATAATGGGTGCAGCAGGTAGAGATTTTCATAATTTCAATCTCTATTACCGTGACAACGAGAGCTATAACGTTATCGCCTTCACAGCAACCCAGATCCCGGGAATCGATGATAAGAAATATCCTGCTGAATTAGCAGGTAAATTATATCCAGCAGGGATCCCAATCAAACCTGAAAGTGATCTTATAGATCTTATCAAAGAATATGATATCGATCAGGTGCTTTTTGCCTATAGTGATGTTCCTTATGAACGCGTTATGCACAATGCTGCTATGGTAAATGCCGCTGGAGCAGATTTTATCATGATGGGAACAAAACTTAGCCGTGTGAAAACTACAAAACCACTCATCACTATATGTGCTACAAGAACAGGATGTGGCAAGAGCCAGACAACCAGAGAAGTAGTGAGAGTACTTAAGGAAATGGGAAAGAAAGTAGTTTCTATTCGTCATCCCATGCCTTACGGTGACCTTGTGGCTCAGAAAGTACAACGTTATGCTGAGCTTGCTGATCTTAAAAAGCACAAATGCACAATCGAAGAAATGGAAGAATATGAACCTCATATCGCCATGGGATCAGTTATCTATGCTGGCGTGGATTATGAAGCGATAGTTCGCGAAGCAGAAAAAGAAGCCGATATTATTTTATGGGATGGTGGAAATAATGACACACCCTTCTATACATCAGATAAGGAATTGAAAATCCTTGTTGCTGATCCTCACAGAGCTGGTGATGAAATGAGCTATTATCCTGGCGAAACTAATCTTCACCTTGCTGACATTGTAGTTATCAATAAGATTGATTCTGCAGATCCAGAAGGCATACAGATAGTTCGTGATAATATCAGAGAACAAAATCCTAATGCCATCGTAGTAGATGCAGCAAGTCCTGTCACAGTTGACAAACCAGAACTTATTAGAGGCAAGAAAGTTCTCGTAGTAGAAGATGGACCAACTCTTACTCATGGTGAAATGACTTATGGAGCAGGAATTGTGGCAGCAGAGAAATATGGTGCTGAAGACTTAGTTGATCCAAGACCATGGGCAGTAGGTGAAATCGCCGCAACTTTTGCTAAATATCCAGAGATTGGTGAATTACTCCCAGCAATGGGTTACGGTGACCAGCAGATCAAGGATCTGGAAACCACAATAAATGATACTGAATGTGACCTTGTAGTTATTGGTACTCCAATAGATTTAAGAAGGATCATAAATATCAAGCATCCAGCTGTTCAGGTTGGATACGAACTTCAAGAGATTGGAAAGCCTACTTTGAAACAACTTATAGGTGATTTTTTGAAATAG
- a CDS encoding Mrp/NBP35 family ATP-binding protein → MSNGQTQADKQLSEEHLKDNLARIKHKIVVISGKGGVGKSTVSVNLAYGLALQGKKVGILDVDIHGPSIAKMLGIENKKLEVSEDGVRAKPIRIVNNLYAITLASMLQNPDDPVIWRGPLKIGAIKQFLSDINWPDLDFLIVDCPPGTGDEPLSAIQTIGAMDGAIIVSTPQDVALLDARKSIRFAEMLKVPVLGLIENMASFKCPHCDEMIDIFAGTGVKKAAEDFKVRILGSIPIDPNIVVTGDEGRPYIYDYGKLDAAKVMQEITKKILEIIK, encoded by the coding sequence ATGAGCAATGGACAAACTCAAGCAGATAAGCAATTATCTGAAGAGCATTTAAAAGACAATCTGGCTCGGATCAAGCATAAGATAGTTGTCATCAGTGGAAAAGGCGGTGTGGGGAAGAGCACTGTTTCAGTAAATCTTGCCTACGGATTGGCATTACAGGGTAAGAAAGTTGGAATTCTGGATGTAGATATCCATGGTCCATCAATAGCTAAAATGCTGGGTATTGAGAATAAAAAACTGGAAGTCAGTGAAGACGGTGTAAGAGCAAAACCGATCAGAATAGTAAATAACCTATATGCTATCACCTTAGCCAGCATGCTGCAGAATCCTGATGATCCTGTGATTTGGAGAGGACCACTTAAAATAGGTGCTATTAAACAATTTTTATCTGATATAAACTGGCCTGATCTTGACTTTTTGATAGTGGATTGTCCTCCTGGAACAGGAGATGAACCACTTTCAGCAATTCAAACAATAGGTGCAATGGATGGTGCAATTATAGTGTCTACCCCTCAGGATGTGGCACTTTTGGATGCCAGAAAATCAATTCGCTTTGCTGAGATGCTCAAAGTGCCTGTACTGGGACTTATTGAGAATATGGCCTCTTTTAAATGTCCACATTGTGATGAAATGATCGATATTTTTGCTGGTACTGGTGTAAAGAAAGCAGCAGAAGATTTTAAGGTGAGAATATTGGGAAGTATCCCTATAGATCCTAATATAGTAGTTACAGGTGATGAAGGCAGACCATACATTTATGATTACGGGAAGCTGGATGCAGCTAAGGTCATGCAGGAAATCACTAAGAAAATATTAGAAATAATTAAATAA
- the rlmN gene encoding 23S rRNA (adenine(2503)-C(2))-methyltransferase RlmN, with amino-acid sequence MKKTRLMPKTSILSLLPAELEDAISELGEKKYRSKQLMNWIYQQNILDFTKMSNFAKNTIQTFNDHFTTYVPFVDKISHSDDGTRKYLLKLIDDNYIEMVLIPAEDKLTLCISSQAGCKRGCIFCSTSRLGLIRNLSVEEITGQVYLARQLAGESKITNIVFMGMGEPLDNLESVIKAIRILQNDQCFSLSPRRITVSTCGIIPGIKQLSETGLKVKLAVSLNSAIDDKRSEIMPINVKYPLSELKPALQQFTKTSHFRITFEYVLIPGFNMDIKDQKALRKFTGDISSKINLIPWNPIPGLDWNKPSEKEVNNFMNIMYKLSAVPITLRNSRGQDINAACGMLAGKRRESPTS; translated from the coding sequence ATGAAGAAAACAAGACTGATGCCTAAAACTTCTATCTTGTCATTACTCCCGGCTGAATTGGAAGACGCAATTTCTGAACTGGGAGAAAAGAAATATAGATCAAAACAGCTTATGAATTGGATATATCAACAGAATATTCTTGATTTTACTAAAATGAGCAATTTCGCAAAGAATACGATCCAGACTTTCAATGATCATTTCACAACTTATGTTCCTTTTGTAGATAAAATTTCTCACTCTGATGATGGTACCCGAAAATACCTTCTAAAACTGATTGATGATAATTATATCGAAATGGTTTTGATCCCTGCTGAAGATAAACTCACTCTATGCATATCTTCTCAAGCCGGTTGCAAGCGAGGATGTATATTTTGTTCAACCAGCCGTTTAGGATTAATACGAAACCTAAGTGTGGAAGAAATAACAGGTCAGGTATATCTTGCCCGTCAGCTGGCAGGTGAATCAAAAATTACAAATATTGTTTTCATGGGAATGGGCGAACCTCTGGATAATCTGGAAAGCGTAATTAAAGCAATCAGAATATTGCAAAATGATCAATGCTTTTCCCTTAGTCCCAGAAGGATCACGGTATCCACCTGCGGAATAATACCTGGGATCAAGCAATTGTCAGAGACTGGATTAAAAGTTAAATTGGCAGTTTCATTAAATTCAGCTATAGATGATAAAAGATCTGAGATAATGCCGATAAATGTTAAATATCCCTTATCAGAATTAAAGCCCGCTCTGCAGCAATTTACTAAAACCAGTCATTTCAGGATCACCTTTGAATATGTTTTGATTCCGGGATTTAATATGGATATCAAAGACCAGAAAGCATTGAGAAAATTCACTGGTGATATATCCAGTAAGATAAACCTAATACCCTGGAATCCTATCCCTGGTTTAGATTGGAATAAACCCTCAGAAAAAGAAGTAAATAACTTTATGAATATTATGTATAAATTATCTGCAGTACCAATAACATTACGGAATAGTAGAGGTCAGGATATTAATGCTGCCTGCGGTATGCTGGCAGGTAAAAGAAGAGAAAGTCCCACCAGTTGA
- the ricT gene encoding regulatory iron-sulfur-containing complex subunit RicT: MQEFVEIIFRSQRTGYFENKLNLELEPDQRVICRVERGEDIGRIINCAYTGQELEERSKNNEINPITRIATDKDLEQIHHIEEKEKEAQAKFLKLMTKYPFEMKLLDTVYQFDGNKLTFFFSADGRVDFRDFVRELATEFRTRIELHQTSGREDAKRYGGFGMCGCQYCCVSFLKKFNQVSIQMAKDQNLIGNLSKISGPCGRLLCCLHYEEDFYLKKIEEFPVVGEHLKRNGRMCVVVKNDYYNDQIYLKPPDEDMEILTFDQYKKLINMENEENKTDA, encoded by the coding sequence ATGCAGGAGTTTGTGGAAATAATTTTCCGGTCTCAACGGACAGGATATTTTGAGAATAAATTGAATCTGGAATTAGAACCAGATCAGCGAGTGATTTGTCGCGTTGAACGCGGAGAAGATATTGGTAGAATAATTAATTGTGCCTATACTGGACAGGAACTTGAAGAGAGAAGTAAAAATAATGAGATAAATCCCATTACCAGAATAGCAACTGATAAAGATCTTGAACAAATCCACCACATAGAAGAAAAAGAAAAGGAAGCACAAGCAAAATTCCTGAAATTGATGACCAAGTATCCCTTTGAAATGAAATTGCTGGATACTGTATATCAATTTGACGGTAATAAATTAACCTTCTTTTTTTCTGCTGATGGCAGAGTAGATTTTAGAGACTTTGTGCGTGAGCTGGCAACAGAATTTCGCACCAGGATCGAGCTTCATCAAACCTCTGGCAGAGAAGATGCAAAGCGATATGGTGGCTTTGGAATGTGTGGCTGCCAATATTGCTGTGTTTCATTTCTGAAGAAATTCAACCAGGTAAGCATTCAAATGGCAAAAGATCAGAATCTAATAGGTAATTTAAGTAAGATTTCTGGTCCCTGTGGCAGATTGCTCTGTTGTCTTCATTATGAAGAAGACTTTTATCTAAAGAAAATCGAAGAATTTCCAGTGGTTGGTGAACATCTAAAACGCAATGGCAGAATGTGTGTTGTGGTAAAAAATGACTATTATAATGATCAGATCTACTTGAAACCTCCTGATGAAGATATGGAGATATTGACTTTTGATCAATATAAAAAACTGATCAATATGGAGAATGAAGAAAACAAGACTGATGCCTAA
- a CDS encoding putative sugar nucleotidyl transferase: MKIVLFDDVSYRHFFPLTYTRSTSDLRVGILKLRQRLNLFLDNTDNYLIVGDYLRDIYHERHQDWFINQLPEDDILLVNTRTKINQELAKKILSLPLDHYLSSQGELVAARLEVDEQSLAADQVESLLIGMREEKLEDDLLWNWLWNLIAENGKYISQDFEMVFNDKDNNFETEIGVTILNPYNVWIGEGVTIKPGVVIDGSEGPVVIDEGSLIMPNAVITGPVYIGKKSIIKAGATIYENTSIGPVCKIGGEVEGCIIQGFTNKQHSGFLGHSYLGEWVNLGAGTSNSDLKNNYKPIKVHSIHHEEKIETGMHFLGCLIGDHCKIGINSTINSGSVIGFGCNIYGETMVKDFIPNLRWGESGKLYGYQKDKFFETVSMVKQRRGLSLSESEKELYMKLEHLESDNNNKII; the protein is encoded by the coding sequence ATGAAAATAGTTCTATTTGATGATGTGAGTTACAGGCATTTTTTCCCCTTAACCTATACACGTTCAACTTCTGATCTGCGTGTAGGTATTCTGAAACTACGACAGAGATTGAATCTTTTTCTTGATAACACAGATAATTATCTGATTGTAGGAGATTATCTTAGGGATATTTACCATGAACGGCATCAAGACTGGTTTATTAATCAGTTACCTGAAGATGATATCTTACTGGTGAATACGCGCACAAAAATAAATCAGGAACTGGCAAAGAAAATATTGAGTCTACCTCTTGATCATTATCTAAGTAGTCAGGGAGAGCTTGTAGCTGCCAGGTTGGAAGTTGATGAACAATCTCTTGCTGCTGATCAGGTGGAATCATTACTGATTGGGATGAGAGAAGAAAAACTGGAAGATGATCTGCTTTGGAACTGGTTATGGAATCTTATCGCTGAAAATGGTAAATACATCAGTCAAGACTTTGAAATGGTTTTCAATGACAAAGATAATAATTTTGAAACGGAAATAGGTGTAACAATATTAAATCCCTATAACGTCTGGATTGGTGAAGGAGTAACTATTAAGCCAGGAGTTGTGATAGATGGTTCAGAAGGACCTGTAGTAATCGATGAAGGTAGCTTAATAATGCCTAATGCTGTAATAACAGGGCCAGTATATATCGGTAAAAAAAGCATTATCAAAGCGGGAGCTACTATCTATGAGAACACTTCTATTGGTCCAGTTTGTAAAATCGGGGGTGAAGTTGAAGGTTGTATCATCCAGGGATTTACAAATAAACAGCATAGCGGATTTCTGGGGCACAGTTACCTGGGAGAATGGGTAAATTTGGGGGCTGGCACCAGCAATAGTGATCTTAAAAATAATTATAAACCAATAAAAGTACATAGCATTCATCATGAAGAAAAGATTGAAACTGGTATGCACTTCCTGGGGTGCCTGATAGGTGATCATTGCAAGATCGGAATAAATAGTACGATAAATTCTGGTTCGGTCATTGGTTTTGGCTGCAATATTTATGGAGAAACAATGGTAAAAGATTTTATTCCTAATCTCCGTTGGGGAGAATCTGGTAAATTATATGGCTACCAGAAGGACAAATTTTTTGAAACAGTCTCAATGGTTAAGCAGCGCCGAGGATTAAGTTTGAGCGAGTCAGAAAAAGAGCTTTACATGAAACTGGAACATCTGGAGTCTGACAATAATAATAAAATAATATAA
- a CDS encoding glycosyltransferase encodes MLWNLLLLFTACGSLIYYYYLILSWKGYSQPRKELMAGREKVSVVISARNESENIRELIMRLRNQNYPEDLYEVVIADDGSEDGTGDLIRQYSGSWDNLKIIEIDRITAEHPGKKNALQQGVDYASGDIILITDADCRPGRNWILSMVSCFESDIDMVAGLSRIECNECNKYGSVQWYEYFDFMAMYAVAGGLILSGKYFSCSAQNLGYRKSSWEKVGGYQQIMHLVSGDDVNLMQLFRKASLKVTFNRSAASFMSTTSINNWSQFLNQRMRWASNTGLQINLNPEFFIYLISVIVITFSPWIIMMMNWQFGMWLLIVRLLIEMSFIKNVFHRIKAENKIWLSYPLWMIIQPVYMIIVAFGGFFSLYKWKL; translated from the coding sequence ATGCTTTGGAACTTACTATTATTATTCACAGCATGTGGAAGCTTGATCTATTACTATTATTTGATACTGAGCTGGAAAGGTTACAGTCAGCCGAGAAAAGAATTGATGGCTGGCAGAGAAAAAGTTTCTGTTGTTATCTCAGCCAGAAATGAATCAGAAAACATCAGAGAATTGATAATGCGATTGCGTAATCAGAATTATCCAGAAGATCTTTATGAAGTAGTAATTGCTGATGATGGTTCAGAGGATGGTACGGGTGATTTAATCAGGCAATATTCTGGCAGCTGGGATAATCTGAAGATAATTGAAATAGACAGGATAACTGCAGAACATCCTGGGAAAAAGAATGCGTTGCAGCAAGGTGTTGATTATGCTTCAGGGGATATCATCCTGATCACAGATGCAGATTGCAGACCTGGCAGGAATTGGATTTTATCAATGGTATCCTGCTTTGAATCAGATATAGATATGGTGGCTGGATTATCACGGATAGAATGCAATGAATGTAATAAATATGGAAGTGTTCAATGGTATGAGTATTTTGATTTCATGGCAATGTATGCAGTAGCGGGAGGATTGATCCTTTCTGGTAAGTATTTTTCCTGTTCAGCTCAAAATCTTGGCTATCGAAAATCAAGTTGGGAAAAAGTGGGAGGGTATCAGCAGATCATGCATTTGGTATCAGGAGATGATGTTAATCTGATGCAATTATTTAGAAAAGCTAGCCTGAAAGTCACATTTAATCGTTCTGCTGCGAGTTTTATGTCAACAACATCGATAAACAACTGGAGTCAATTTCTTAACCAGCGTATGCGTTGGGCATCAAATACAGGATTACAAATAAATTTGAATCCTGAGTTTTTTATTTATCTTATTAGTGTAATTGTGATCACTTTTTCACCCTGGATAATAATGATGATGAATTGGCAGTTTGGTATGTGGTTGCTTATTGTCAGATTATTAATCGAAATGAGTTTCATAAAAAATGTATTTCATCGCATAAAAGCAGAAAATAAAATTTGGTTGAGCTATCCTCTCTGGATGATAATTCAACCTGTATATATGATCATAGTTGCTTTTGGAGGTTTTTTCTCACTCTACAAGTGGAAATTATAA